In a single window of the Esox lucius isolate fEsoLuc1 chromosome 22, fEsoLuc1.pri, whole genome shotgun sequence genome:
- the LOC114830030 gene encoding HEAT repeat-containing protein 5A yields the protein MQDSPDCLVQTQAISCLQQLHMFAPCHVNLVSLVPSLCVGGSFYTAKTGEQARPHYYSSWALILHGKALWLSSTGFILADDSFTNLSRPITPMGQSASLASVKSPEDVSADRLHFILGKDAFLCSPHSHNQMENISSGLHALQALLQDPWPRSKVSGELLSMLHGLLVTREATAVQLAVLQQVVSAAQEHVSRERPQRRRTSLSLSGCRSGEKGNSA from the exons ATGCAGGACAGCCCTGATTGTCTTGTCCAGACCCAGGCTATATCCTGTCTGCAGCAGCTGCACATGTTTGCCCCGTGCCACGTCAACCTGGTTAGCCTGGTGCCCAGCCTGTGTGTAG GAGGGTCCTTCTACACGGCTAAGACGGGGGAGCAGGCCAGACCCCACTACTACAGCTCCTGGGCTCTTATCCTCCACGGCAAAGCCCTGTGGCTCAGCAGCACCGGCTTCATCTTGGCGGACGACAGCTTCACCAACCTGTCCCGGCCCATCACCCCCATGGGCCAGTCCGCCTCCCTGGCCTCAGTCAAGTCCCCTGAGGACGTCAGCGCCGACCGGCTGCACTTTATCCTGGGT AAAGATGCCTTCCTGTGTTCCCCTCACTCCCATAACCAGATGGAGAACATCTCCTCCGGTCTCCACGCCCTGCAGGCCCTGCTCCAAGACCCGTGGCCCCGGTCGAAGGTGAGCGGGGAACTGCTGAGCATGCTCCACGGGCTGCTGGTGACCCGGGAGGCCACGGCGGTGCAGCTGGCCGTGCTCCAACAGGTGGTGAGCGCCGCCCAGGAGCATGTCAGCAGAGAAAGGCCACAGCGCCGAAG aacatctctttctctcagtggATGTCGGAGCGGAGAAAAAGGAAACAGTGCCTGA
- the LOC106024153 gene encoding OX-2 membrane glycoprotein-like isoform X1 has protein sequence MCVSALTWLMLICLWTVIVRIQGLSQLVETQQVVIVSLGGDVKFSCRLMEPKDVLQVTWQKETPGGTENVASYNKRFGPEVNPPFNMKVLFLYVGLQNCSVIIRRVSREDESCYKCLFNIYPDGAISGRTCLQVNELYGPTLLLTQNKDTHPLFSGLTVSCSATGRPAPVVDLFLPVQFVLENSTTVSVTHPNGTVTVTITSTVAVPSLPDNIPMVRCVVSSGSAIKEGSIKIPTLLVGRGHGWISGHGTVVVAVTASLGLIVLICTITWCLCKKTQRCRNETPQQDVDESRVTFEL, from the exons ATGTGTGTCTCTGCTCTGACTTGGCTGATGCTGATATGTTTGTGGACGGTGATTGTCAGGATACAAG GTCTCTCTCAGCTGGTAGAAACACAGCAGGTAGTCATAGTATCCCTGGGAGGAGATGTTAAGTTCAGCTGCAGACTCATGGAACCCAAAGATGTCCTGCAAGTCACCTGGCAAAAAGAGACACCAGGAGGGACTGAAAATGTGGCCTCCTACAACAAACGTTTTGGTCCTGAAGTAAACCCACCTTTTAATATGAAAGTCTTGTTTCTATATGTGGGACTGCAGAACTGCTCTGTCATCATCAGAAGAGTGTCCAGAGAAGATGAGAGTTGCTACAAGTGTCTGTTTAATATTTACCCAGATGGCGCTATCAGTGGAAGGACCTGTCTTCAAGTTAATG AGCTATATGGACCCACACTCCTATTAACACAAAACAAGGACACTCATCCCCTCTTCTCTGGGTTAACTGTCTCCTGCTCGGCCACGGGACGACCTGCTCCAGTAGTGGACTTGTTTCTCCCAGTACAATTCGTTTTGGAAAACTCTACAACGGTCAGTGTCACCCATCCCAATGGAACTGTTACTGTCACCATAACTTCCACAGTGGCAGTTCCCAGTCTACCCGACAATATCCCAATGGTTCGGTGTGTGGTATCATCTGGCAGTGCCATCAAGGAGGGCTCCATAAAGATTCCAACCCTCTTAGTTG GTCGAGGTCATGGTTGGATAAGCGGTCATG GGACAGTGGTTGTAGCAGTGACGGCTTCTTTGGGTCTTATTGTTTTAATCTGCACCATAACTTGGTGTCTATGCAAGAAAACTCAAAGGTGCAG AAATGAAACACCACAGCAAGACGTTGATGAAAGCAGAGTTACTTTCGAACTGTAA
- the LOC106024153 gene encoding OX-2 membrane glycoprotein-like isoform X3, with amino-acid sequence MVPAYCNCLFNLLIIISKGLSQLVETQQVVIVSLGGDVKFSCRLMEPKDVLQVTWQKETPGGTENVASYNKRFGPEVNPPFNMKVLFLYVGLQNCSVIIRRVSREDESCYKCLFNIYPDGAISGRTCLQVNELYGPTLLLTQNKDTHPLFSGLTVSCSATGRPAPVVDLFLPVQFVLENSTTVSVTHPNGTVTVTITSTVAVPSLPDNIPMVRCVVSSGSAIKEGSIKIPTLLVGRGHGWISGHGTVVVAVTASLGLIVLICTITWCLCKKTQRCRNETPQQDVDESRVTFEL; translated from the exons GTCTCTCTCAGCTGGTAGAAACACAGCAGGTAGTCATAGTATCCCTGGGAGGAGATGTTAAGTTCAGCTGCAGACTCATGGAACCCAAAGATGTCCTGCAAGTCACCTGGCAAAAAGAGACACCAGGAGGGACTGAAAATGTGGCCTCCTACAACAAACGTTTTGGTCCTGAAGTAAACCCACCTTTTAATATGAAAGTCTTGTTTCTATATGTGGGACTGCAGAACTGCTCTGTCATCATCAGAAGAGTGTCCAGAGAAGATGAGAGTTGCTACAAGTGTCTGTTTAATATTTACCCAGATGGCGCTATCAGTGGAAGGACCTGTCTTCAAGTTAATG AGCTATATGGACCCACACTCCTATTAACACAAAACAAGGACACTCATCCCCTCTTCTCTGGGTTAACTGTCTCCTGCTCGGCCACGGGACGACCTGCTCCAGTAGTGGACTTGTTTCTCCCAGTACAATTCGTTTTGGAAAACTCTACAACGGTCAGTGTCACCCATCCCAATGGAACTGTTACTGTCACCATAACTTCCACAGTGGCAGTTCCCAGTCTACCCGACAATATCCCAATGGTTCGGTGTGTGGTATCATCTGGCAGTGCCATCAAGGAGGGCTCCATAAAGATTCCAACCCTCTTAGTTG GTCGAGGTCATGGTTGGATAAGCGGTCATG GGACAGTGGTTGTAGCAGTGACGGCTTCTTTGGGTCTTATTGTTTTAATCTGCACCATAACTTGGTGTCTATGCAAGAAAACTCAAAGGTGCAG AAATGAAACACCACAGCAAGACGTTGATGAAAGCAGAGTTACTTTCGAACTGTAA
- the LOC106024153 gene encoding OX-2 membrane glycoprotein-like isoform X2: protein MCVSALTWLMLICLWTVIVRIQGLSQLVETQQVVIVSLGGDVKFSCRLMEPKDVLQVTWQKETPGGTENVASYNKRFGPEVNPPFNMKVLFLYVGLQNCSVIIRRVSREDESCYKCLFNIYPDGAISGRTCLQVNELYGPTLLLTQNKDTHPLFSGLTVSCSATGRPAPVVDLFLPVQFVLENSTTVSVTHPNGTVTVTITSTVAVPSLPDNIPMVRCVVSSGSAIKEGSIKIPTLLVGRGHGWISGHGTVVVAVTASLGLIVLICTITWCLCKKTQRNETPQQDVDESRVTFEL from the exons ATGTGTGTCTCTGCTCTGACTTGGCTGATGCTGATATGTTTGTGGACGGTGATTGTCAGGATACAAG GTCTCTCTCAGCTGGTAGAAACACAGCAGGTAGTCATAGTATCCCTGGGAGGAGATGTTAAGTTCAGCTGCAGACTCATGGAACCCAAAGATGTCCTGCAAGTCACCTGGCAAAAAGAGACACCAGGAGGGACTGAAAATGTGGCCTCCTACAACAAACGTTTTGGTCCTGAAGTAAACCCACCTTTTAATATGAAAGTCTTGTTTCTATATGTGGGACTGCAGAACTGCTCTGTCATCATCAGAAGAGTGTCCAGAGAAGATGAGAGTTGCTACAAGTGTCTGTTTAATATTTACCCAGATGGCGCTATCAGTGGAAGGACCTGTCTTCAAGTTAATG AGCTATATGGACCCACACTCCTATTAACACAAAACAAGGACACTCATCCCCTCTTCTCTGGGTTAACTGTCTCCTGCTCGGCCACGGGACGACCTGCTCCAGTAGTGGACTTGTTTCTCCCAGTACAATTCGTTTTGGAAAACTCTACAACGGTCAGTGTCACCCATCCCAATGGAACTGTTACTGTCACCATAACTTCCACAGTGGCAGTTCCCAGTCTACCCGACAATATCCCAATGGTTCGGTGTGTGGTATCATCTGGCAGTGCCATCAAGGAGGGCTCCATAAAGATTCCAACCCTCTTAGTTG GTCGAGGTCATGGTTGGATAAGCGGTCATG GGACAGTGGTTGTAGCAGTGACGGCTTCTTTGGGTCTTATTGTTTTAATCTGCACCATAACTTGGTGTCTATGCAAGAAAACTCAAAG AAATGAAACACCACAGCAAGACGTTGATGAAAGCAGAGTTACTTTCGAACTGTAA